One window of the Trifolium pratense cultivar HEN17-A07 linkage group LG2, ARS_RC_1.1, whole genome shotgun sequence genome contains the following:
- the LOC123904307 gene encoding polyadenylate-binding protein-interacting protein 3-like, which translates to MENKMENKVSTIEKIIELKAKVDRFEKLVKLNKTNTTRSKICVAIYRENEKEEKLPSPPLSTTLVFTIMSIVGGPVTVHVKDGSVYSGIFLCANHVEGHFSIVLKQAIITQKGKHHNNVGKEARVDSIQIPSYNLLKVVAKEVVLIWNEHKEAIIHEDYSDNE; encoded by the exons ATGGAGAATAAGATGGAAAACAAAGTTAGCACCATTGAGAAGATAATAGAGTTGAAAGCCAAGGTGGATCGCTTCGAAAAACTAGTTAAACTCAACAAGACCAACACAACTCGATCTAAAATATGTGTTGCTATTTATAGAGagaatgaaaaagaagagaagctACCTTCACCACCACTGAGTACAACATTGGTCTTCACTATCATGAGCATTGTTGGTGGTCCAGTTACTGTTCACGTTAAAGATGGTTCTGTTTATTCGGGAATCTTCTTATGTGCTAATCATGTTGAAGGCCatttca GTATTGTTTTGAAGCAAGCAATTATCACCCAGAAGGGAAAGCATCACAACAATGTTGGAAAAGAAGCACGTGTTGATTCAATTCAGATTCCATCGTATAATCTCCTGAAAGTTGTTGCCAAG GAAGTGGTGCTCATCTGGAACGAACACAAAGAAGCCATTATACACGAGGATTATTCCGATAATGAATGA